A section of the Macadamia integrifolia cultivar HAES 741 chromosome 9, SCU_Mint_v3, whole genome shotgun sequence genome encodes:
- the LOC122088271 gene encoding G-type lectin S-receptor-like serine/threonine-protein kinase CES101, producing the protein MARFRSISNISQVLFFLFFSWSLGTSGSEAKDTLLSGESLRDGEKLVSANKLYELKFINLQTSQNRYLAILSLGYDGRSVWIANSKNPLMDSSGVLTINGEGNLVLTSGNGTSSTTINSEKPTMGGGNTSATLLDSGNLILRDGEQISWQSSDYHSHYTVYLQNDSTSGTQTTTQNGDSGHPTKSKLWLQVTVLVLIIMSAFLIAFIICRLKSRLFGNQGNNVKREETESGSSNLLLNKLNSDIEAAYKNSNASDQQKLRGNKDSELPLFSFSNIESATNNFSTTNKLGEGGFGPVYKGKLVEGQEIAVKRLSKLSGQGMEQFKNEFTLISKLQHRNLVRLLGCCIEGDEKILVYEYMPNKGLDSFLFDPAKRTLLDWKTRINIIEGIAQGLLYLHKYSRLRIIHRDLKTSNVLLDCDMNPKISDFGTAKVFGENESQANTNRVIGTFGYMSPEYAMDGLFSEKSDVFSFGVMMLEIVSGKKNNGFYQTACELNLLGYAWEMWNKGKILELIDSTLVDSCSMNEYEFIRYVTVGFLCVQESAADRPTMSEVVSMLSNETTALPSPKQPAFTIGKSNTGVESSLSSGHETVNDVTISVMNGR; encoded by the exons ATGGCTAGATTCAGAAGCATCAGTAATATATCAcaagttttgtttttcttgttcttctcttgGAGCTTAGGAACCAGTGGATCTGAAGCAAAGGACACACTACTATCAGGAGAGAGCCTTAGAGATGGAGAGAAGTTGGTTTCTGCAAACAAGCTTTATGAACTGAAGTTCATAAACCTTCAGACTTCACAGAACCGTTACTTGGCAATTCTGTCCTTGGGCTATGATGGTAGATCAGTATGGATAGCCAACAGCAAGAACCCTCTCATGGATTCCTCTGGAGTATTAACCATTAATGGAGAAGGTAATTTGGTGTTAACCAGTGGCAATGGCACTTCATCAACCACTATAAATTCTGAAAAACCCACCATGGGTGGTGGCAACACAAGTGCTACCCTTCTTGATTCTGGTAATTTAATCCTTAGAGATGGAGAGCAGATCTCATGGCAGAGTTCTGATTATCATTCTCATTACACAGTTTACCTTCAGAATGATTCCACTTCAG GGACTCAAACGACCACCCAGAATGGAGATTCTG gTCATCCAACCAAGAGCAAGCTGTGGTTACAAGTCACAGTGTTAGTCTTAATCATTATGTCAGCCTTTCTAATAGCCTTCATAATCTGTAGATTAAAGAGCAGGCTGTTTGGCAATCAAG GAAATAATGTGAAGAGGGAAGAGACTGAAAGTGGGAGCTCAAATTTGCTATTAAATAAGTTAAATAGTGACATAGAAGCTGCATACAAAAATAGCAATGCAAGTGATCAGCAGAAATTGCGTGGGAACAAGGACTCTGAATTGCCATTATTCAGTTTTTCTAACATAGAATCTGCTACAAATAATTTCTCTACTACCAATAAGCTTGGAGAAGGTGGCTTTGGGCCAGTTTATAAG GGTAAGTTGGTAGAAGGACAAGAAATTGCAGTAAAAAGGCTTTCTAAATTGTCAGGGCAAGGAATGGAGCAGTTTAAAAATGAATTCACATTGATATCTAAACTACAACACAGAAACCTTGTTAGGCTCTTGGGTTGTTGCATTGAAGGAGATGAGAAGATACTAGTCTATGAATACATGCCTAACAAAGGCTTGGATTCTTTCCTCTTTG ATCCGGCGAAACGGACATTATTGGATTGGAAAACTCGCATTAACATAATTGAAGGGATAGCACAAGGGCTTTTGTATCTTCACAAGTATTCTAGATTGAGAATCATTCATAGAGATTTGAAGACTAGCAATGTTTTATTGGATTGTGACATGAATCCCAAAATATCAGATTTTGGCACAGCAAAAGTTTTTGGCGAGAATGAATCCCAAGCCAATACAAATAGAGTCATTGGGACATT TGGTTATATGTCACCTGAATATGCAATGGATGGCCTTTTCTCTGAGAAATCCGATGTATTTAGTTTTGGGGTGATGATGTTAGAGATTGTGAGTGGTAAAAAGAACAATGGTTTCTATCAGACAGCTTGTGAATTAAACCTACTTGGATAT GCATGGGAGATGTGGAATAAGGGAAAAATATTGGAGTTGATTGATAGTACTTTAGTAGATTCATGTTCAAtgaatgaatatgaatttataaGGTATGTGACTGTGGGCTTCTTGTGTGTGCAAGAGAGTGCAGCAGATAGACCAACTATGTCTGAGGTTGTTTCTATGCTTAGCAATGAGACTACCGCTTTGCCATCTCCAAAACAACCTGCTTTTACTATAGGCAAAAGTAATACTGGTGTTGAGTCTTCCTTATCATCTGGACATGAAACTGTCAATGATGTAACTATTTCAGTAATGAATGGTAGGTAG